In Aspergillus nidulans FGSC A4 chromosome II, the genomic stretch TCTACAACGGTACAGGCGAATGTAGCAAAGAGCATCGTCGTCACACCTGGAACGAGGCCTTTTAACGTGATTCTTGGGACTATCTTCAATCGCTCCATTTTTCAGGCTCCACCGATGCTCAACCTACAGGTGACCAAGGGAATTGGGCAAAAGAAGACCGCATTCTGCAGCTGGTCAAGTGGATTTATTGGATGGCCATCTTTTATTGAAACATTATTACTGCCTTTTGCTGGGGATAGTCTGTCACTGGAGGACCAAGCGATCAGCCAACTCCAGGTCGGCATTGCATCTCAGCTGGCAAAACTCGCTCCCGGATTAGctgacgaggacgaagacatgCCGGAATCAgccgaggacgatgaggaggaggacgagtTTGAGATGCTCCGCGCGAAGAAGCGCGAAGAACAGAAGGCCGCTGAGGCCTGGCACGTCGCCATTTCTGCATCGCCGGCCACGGCTGGAATCATATTTAAATATTCCCGCAACATATTCTCTGGCAAACCAGCCACCGATGCTGCTCTCTCTCAGTGGAGCTCTGAGAAGCACTACTCATTGCCACCAGCGAACGAGCCGCGCTCCGTACGGCTTGAAATTACTAGTACCGTTGATATGAACCTGTCGCTTAGATGGAGTGTGCACGGTTCTCGACAGGTTAGCGAATTGACCCGCGTGGGCTTCGGAGTCAGTTTACAACCTCAGGGCCTAATAATGTCGCTTTCCTGGGCCAGGCTTGGGCAGAGAATAAGACTTCCAATTGCCATTTGCCCGATTGATAGTGTCAATGCGGACTCGGCCACTCTGGCAGTTCTCCTCCCGTGGTTAACATACTGCGCGGTTGAGTTTGGATTTATACGGCCCAGGGAACGACGGAATCGCCGGAAGCTAATTGCTAAACGACAGAAGAAACTCAGGAAACTTGTTCCTCAGAAGAGGTTGGAAAGCACACAAGCCATCGAACTCATGGCAGATCAAGTGCGGCGACGGCAGGATAAGGAGTACAGTAGAGGGGGTCTTGTCATTACCAAAGCAGAATACGGGCATTATCCTTCAAAGCGGAATGCCGACAAAGGCGCCAAGGAGCCCGAGGTGACAGATGTTACTATCCCTGTGGCTGCGTTGGTGGATCATGGCCAGCTCATCATCTCTAAGAAGACGGCTAAGGTGCGTTTTTACCACTTTCTCTCCAGTTCTTGACTCTTGTCAGAATACTGACTTTCAGACAGTTCCAGATTCTTGGCTTCCATGACCCGGCGCCTCTACTGCCGAAAACACTGAAGATATGGTACCAATACCATGGGAAAGAACATTATGCCGAGGCCACGGATGCAGAGGGCGTCACTTGCCCCATGCGCTCTCATCTGCTTGCGGCTTGAAGCCTTTGGGAGAAATTAAACCAGTCTTGCTTGCCCAAGACTACGCATATCGGCTGGGTACAGCGACCTCTGTATAAGATCTCCTCTACAATACGGCTATTAGGCAAACTCCTCTCCTCTTTGTATCATCTGCTTCGATTTTGGACCATATACTCGTCACTGTGGGAGATTTGAAGTTTTTCTTAGATGTATTAGCGACCTGTTCTTGCATAGATATAATGTTTTGAGACATCGACGATATAcctctttcttgctcgcTCAATAACATCGTATACACTTAGTTATTCCAGTCGGTCGATCAGATCTATGCACGACCCTAGGCGGCACCAAGACCTTCCCGTCAGGATGTTATCTAATCGTAGGGTGCGCGGGTGAGACCATTCGCGCAACCGACCGCCAACCCAATCGAAAAAAGCATCGAGCAGTCGTCATTCCATCGAAAGAAGTTCCTTTTACCTCTCACCCAGTTTTCATAATCTTATATCCACAATGACATCCATTGCGGAGGGACTCTTCAAATCGCTACCGAAACCAAAATACacaggtgaagaagaggagtTGCCACAGCATGGCCAGCGAGGACCGCGCATAGTCGGGCCGGGCCAGCTTGACGATACACAGATTGTTCTCCGAGTCAGTATCCGCCTATTGTTCTTGCTAAGTTACAGTGCTAATACTTGCTGCTAACAGAGGACCGGTCCGCCTCCGTACGGCAACCGAGCAGGATGGCGTCCTCGAGCGCCCGAAGATTTCGGCGACGGTGGCGCGTTCCCCGAGATTCTCGTTGCGCAGTACCCCCTAGACATGGGCCGGAAGGGAACGCAATCAAAATCGAATGCGCTTGCTGTGCAAGTAGACGCGGAAGGAAAGGTCAAGTATGACGCTATCGCACGCCGCGGACACAGCGACGACCGGATCGTACACGCTTCGTTCAAGGATTTAATCCCTCTCCGACAACGGGTGGATATGGGCGAGGTATCTCTGGACAGGCcgtcggaggaagaggttCAGGCGCAGATGGAGAAGACAAAAAACGCGCTTGCTAGCTTGGTGTCGGGGGCTGTGGCTGCACAGAAGCCTAAGAACGTGAAGGGTGGTAGCCGGGCAGAGCCCACGTTTGTACGATACACGCCGGCAAATCAAATGGGTGATACAAGTCGGAAAAATGATCGGATTATGAAAATTGTCGAGCGCCAGCAAGACCCTATGGAGCCTCCGAAGTTCAAGCACAAGAAGATCCCGCGTGGACCACCGTcgcctcctccgccgatTATGCACTCGCCGCCGCGTAAACTGACGGCGGAGGATCAGGAAGCTTGGAAGATTCCGCCTCCTGTGTCGAATTGGAAGAATCCTAAGGGTTATACGGTGCCGTTGGACAAGCGGTTGGCTGCTGATGGACGCGGGCTACAGGATGTTTCGATTAATGATAAGTTTGCGCAGTTTGCGGAAGCACTATTTACGGCTGATCGACATGCCCGTGAGGAGGTCCGACTCCGCGCCCAGATGCAACAGAggttggcggagaaggagaaggcacagaaggaagagcaTCTCCGTGCTCTAGCCCAGAAGGCACGCGAAGAGAGAAGCAGAGCGCAGTCTCGTGCCTCACACTCCCCAAGCCGCGGCCGTAGCCGTAGCCGCAGCTACTCCGATGCGTCATCGCGATCCCGCACACccagcgaagacgaagaagccgccCGAGAGCGTGAACGCATCCGTCGTGAACGACGTCAAGACGCCGAACGCCAGCTCCGTCAATCACGCATGGGCACCGAGCGACGTATTCAAGCAATGGCCCGCGAACAAAATCGCGACATTTCAGAAAAGGTAGCCCTCGGTCTAGCAAAGCCAACGCAGTCGTCCGAAACCATGTGGGATTCCCGCCTCTTCAACCAGACCAGCGGGCTGAGCACCGGATTCAACGAAGACAACCCCTACGACAAGCCGCTGTTTGCCGCGCAGGACGCCATAAACAGCATCTACCGTCCCAAGCCGCAGGCCGACTTTGATGACGAGGCCGACGCGGAGGGCGAAATGAGCAAGATTCAGAAATCGAACCGCTTTGAGGTCCTGGGGAGGGCTAAGGAGGGATTTAGGggtgctgcagatgcagaggtTGGTTTGCTCCTCTCTCTTAATGACAACTTCCTATCACCACAGAACAAGCGCTTATCATTTCGTGTCTACAGGAACGAAGCGGCCCGGTCCAGTTCGAAAAGGATACAGCCGACCCCTTTGGCATCGACAGCATGATTGCGGATGTCACTGGGggtgctggcggagcagGTCAAAAGCGCTACGGTATCCAGGAAGCTGAGCCTGATTCTAGGGGTTCGAAACGGGCGAgggttgatgaagagaattAGATTAGTGTTTACTTGCGATCTACCTGCATAGCTGGTGGTTTACATACATAGGGTTTCCACAGTACTTTTTCATCTTGTCTCATAAATGGGAGGATACTCTAACGGTCAGGCCAATGTTGGTGTGGGAACTAATACCCGATTGAATAAATATCaaaatcaatatcagataTAATCTAACAAACGACATCCTGTATGCTGCGGACACTTGGCGTCGGTAGTGTCAGATGTCGTCGCTGCCACTGGTCAATGAACTTCGCACTCGGAATTCGCCTCGCCTTGCATGCATGGGTTGAGTTTACTGTACAGAGATTAGGCGCGTTCCCGTCTGCCGTCCGGCATGGTCTTTGCATTAGTCTAGTTTCGAAAGGCACCGTTGCAGGATTTATCAGACAGATAGAAGATCCCCCATTGGCGCTGCCACCTCGATAGGGACACCATATTGCGCATGCCCAGTTTGATAATGACTTTTCTTTCTGCGGGTCTGGTGAGCTTGTGTGGCATGCGACGGGAGGTTTGCAGATCGAGGTGACAAAAGTTCACTGCGTGGCGCGGTAGGTACCTTTTATGATGTGAGGACGTCCTGAAGCTCCCTCGTATTTTTACtgccctcatcctctttTTATACGAGCAATGTAGAACTGTGAGAGAATCTAGGTAATCGGGTCTTACTCTGACCCACCAATTCAGCTTTTCCCAAGAGTTGCAGTACTACGTAGTACGTGCCTTAGGACATGTTGGAGATAGGTTCCAACACCAGAATACCTAAAGGAAAATCTCCTAGATATTCGGGGACTATCAATTCATTTTTTGGGTTGCATAGGGTAATTCGTTACCGTCGGTCTAGGCATCTCTTTTTATCATCCGGCTGCATGCAGTGGGCGGGAGCTGCAGGTATGGTGCCGGTCATGCCCGTCGGATACTTCGAACTAGATATGTAGACACTGATATGTAGACAGCAGAGTAGGTATAACGATGCCCATTATCTGAAAACGGGACGTGAAGCTGTTGGTTGATCGCAGGGCTTATGAAATGCAAAGGGAAAATGTATTAATCCCAAAGAATCTTTCTGCATGAATACTCATATACTATCGTGAATTATGAACTAGAAACGTGATCAGCTTTAGCCCGATAGGGCAGGGTCAGCAGGTAACACCCTCGTAGGCGCAAAGGCTGAGCTGAGCCAGGAAGCCACAGTGCGAAGAAGGAACCTTTGAATGGTTGATCCTGGGTCGTTTCGATGATTGACTTCAAAACCCATGTCGAGGATCAGggcgcctcctcatcctggtACTATGACGTACATTTTTTGGGATGCACTACAAGGACTGTCATCCAACAGCTTGACTGATTGGACGGCGAGCGAACGACAGGATGGTCACTTGTTTGCTAGTTTGCCTGGGTTATGGGTGAAGGAGGAGTGAATCCCGTGGTCAAGGGCAGAGGAGAAGTTCGCCCACCAACCAGGGTCTGGAATTTGCAACATCTAGGGCACAAGCCTGACTCTCAGATCGCTTTCTGACAAGGTCATGAGAGATCCCGGCCTCCAAGGTTTCTTAGGTTTTTCTAGACATAGCGCTGCAAGCGCAGGTCAGAATATATCTTGAGACTGTTGGGAATGGAAGTTTCCTGGTACGGAGTACGTCTGCAATTTGAAGCTGATCTTGGTCAGTTTTGAGGTCGGACCGATAATAACGGGCTTCATTAAGCGGGAAATTCCGCGCTGATAGCACTGTTGACTCGCTGGAGGTTGAGCGAGGTCTCAGGTTGAATTTTAGTGGTCGGTTTGTgcagcagctcctggagTTCTAaaggggaagagaaagagaagaattCCCTCTAAACATGGAGAGATTGTGGGTGGCACGACCCGTTGCGAGAAATGTGCCCCATACGCCAGAACTCAAATGCTCCTTTTTCCAAAAACACAGCCGCCAGGAATGAGATGATGAGATCCAAGTTCGGCGCTGCCTGCCCTTGGAATGCTGGACGGACCCCACCTGGAAACCATGATGCCACCACTTTGTTATCATTCACCAATCACTGCGGGTCCCCAACAACTGACGAAAGCGGGAATTTGAATCTCTCAGTGGCTGATGCCACGCTACGCAGGATCGAAAGTGTGTGTGACCGGGTAGGTTGATTTGCATCGATGTGCCTGACTAGCTCCCACAGATTCACCACATCCTTGTCTCGTAAAGTGCGGGGAGTGCACGAGCTTTTTTGGTCTTGTCCTCTAGCCATTCTGCTGGCACCGTGCTTGTAACCTGACGGGACCGAGTGCCAAACGTGCATGCACGCCGGAGGATTTTGAATCGCTCGCCGAACGCTCGAGCGCCTCGGTACCGGCGCCTAGCGCGGTGTGGCAATGGGGACGTTGTTGATAAGGCCATCGCTGGTGGAGAACTGAGCTGGAGATAAAGTCAGACGAACGGCTAACGTAGGGTCTGTGAGGGGCATTTTGCGTTGCAAAGCAGATTAGGTAAAAGGACCGCCTGTACTTAAAGGAATGAGCAGGCTTATCAAGCTATCATCGCGATCTGAAGGCAGTTGACTGCCTACCAGACCGAGTCAAGCTTTTTGATTCATCTTTGCTCGACTTTCTTCCTTAATCGCCTGCATTGTTGCTTCTCCGCATTTTCTGGCAtatttcttttcccttcaaATTTTGAGTAAGATTGTGGGGAGCTGAGATTGGTTCGTAGTAAAAGAaggctggaaagagaagagagggaacAAGGACTGGAGAGACAAGCAGGTGTTGAGTCGAGATTTGAGTCACCTGCTCACCATTGAACAGCGCAAAAGCGCTTCTTCCCAACACCCactttcctttctccagcaTCCCCTGCGTTGACATCCGCTGTCATAATATCGGCCTTGAATAGCACCATAATCGAGTAACCGCCAGCTGCCTCTTGCATTCCGAGCTCTCGTCCGCCAATTCTTGTACCATCTCGTCGGGAATGGCGTAACTGCAATCTCAGAGTTCGAGGACAATGACGACGCGAGCCTCTGTGCTCTACAAAAGATTCCGgcgaaaaaagaaaggaaaggaacaAGGAATTGCTTCCAGCCACAGCTAGACGGACATTTGGTCTTGTCTTACTTTAGCTCAAATCTGCTCAAAACCATTTACGAGCCTGGCTAGGCTTGCCTCTACCATTCCTCATACTATCCTCTTCTAAGAACTACTCCTATTCTCTATTGTTGGCCTCTTCCACGTGAGATTGTGAGTTGTTGCCTATCCTCTTCGTTACTCAACCTAACTTTGTCACAGCCTTTCGTCGGACCCGTGGTCATTGCCTTGCTCCGGAGCGTTCATACCTCTTCGTCTGCTAGGCAACACAAGTTTACGGTACCACCTGACAAGATGGAGAACTCGCTGTCCCTGATATCAGCCCAGGTCCAGTTTATGGTACGTTCGTCGTATCTTGATAGAAATTCAGTGTCCTAGCCTCTTTATGCGTTGCTTGCATGATCCCTAGCAAGATACCTCAATGAGGAGTCTCGAACTCGATTGATTTTGCTAACTACTATTGACGAGCTGCAGGAAGACCGACTGGCCCTGGTGCACATTCCGCTGGATCTATACCCGTTTTTCTTAAACCCCATCTTGCAGGTCCTATTTCATGAAGTTGCTCCTATCAATGAGATTCGGACCGAGACTCGTGGTTGTGACAGCCCTGTTGAAGTCTCTCGGCATGTGCAGCCTGCTTTTTTGAATATTTCCATTACACCGGTGGAATGCTCGATTATGTGTCCTCGGCAGCTCGCTGACGAGTACTTTGCTCCTTTGCTCGAACGGTTCTCTCAGCTCGGTTCGTCTTCTCAGAGCCGCCTATCTATAAGCAACGACGACTTCATCGCAATGCAAG encodes the following:
- a CDS encoding J domain-containing protein (transcript_id=CADANIAT00004221), which produces MNNNSKQIPVGDADTDNNEAETYSLLMSYPEELDSLCRPWSSPRPSAYRRRNPLRLPDAHDAAKQQFERIREAYDTLIDPKKRVVYDLLGAEGVRREWGVHGAMGRGGEAERQEKQGQVGVKTMKPEEFRRWFLESMKNRERAVLNSLVRSKGSLIVGVDARDMISVNEREGEVYLEIPSAKLSSFAVRYSFVTPFPTLRTGMGEDEREGAESEVGEEEEQKASQSPELEIYAGVAGGFQRLFNKVELEWEDGETELREVPLPLILSTQNVTLGASTSRVLSDPNPKGILKRWPFSLFQDTLVSVEATALPSTTVQANVAKSIVVTPGTRPFNVILGTIFNRSIFQAPPMLNLQVTKGIGQKKTAFCSWSSGFIGWPSFIETLLLPFAGDSLSLEDQAISQLQVGIASQLAKLAPGLADEDEDMPESAEDDEEEDEFEMLRAKKREEQKAAEAWHVAISASPATAGIIFKYSRNIFSGKPATDAALSQWSSEKHYSLPPANEPRSVRLEITSTVDMNLSLRWSVHGSRQVSELTRVGFGVSLQPQGLIMSLSWARLGQRIRLPIAICPIDSVNADSATLAVLLPWLTYCAVEFGFIRPRERRNRRKLIAKRQKKLRKLVPQKRLESTQAIELMADQVRRRQDKEYSRGGLVITKAEYGHYPSKRNADKGAKEPEVTDVTIPVAALVDHGQLIISKKTAKFQILGFHDPAPLLPKTLKIWYQYHGKEHYAEATDAEGVTCPMRSHLLAA
- a CDS encoding mRNA splicing protein PRP45 (transcript_id=CADANIAT00004222); protein product: MTSIAEGLFKSLPKPKYTGEEEELPQHGQRGPRIVGPGQLDDTQIVLRRTGPPPYGNRAGWRPRAPEDFGDGGAFPEILVAQYPLDMGRKGTQSKSNALAVQVDAEGKVKYDAIARRGHSDDRIVHASFKDLIPLRQRVDMGEVSLDRPSEEEVQAQMEKTKNALASLVSGAVAAQKPKNVKGGSRAEPTFVRYTPANQMGDTSRKNDRIMKIVERQQDPMEPPKFKHKKIPRGPPSPPPPIMHSPPRKLTAEDQEAWKIPPPVSNWKNPKGYTVPLDKRLAADGRGLQDVSINDKFAQFAEALFTADRHAREEVRLRAQMQQRLAEKEKAQKEEHLRALAQKAREERSRAQSRASHSPSRGRSRSRSYSDASSRSRTPSEDEEAARERERIRRERRQDAERQLRQSRMGTERRIQAMAREQNRDISEKVALGLAKPTQSSETMWDSRLFNQTSGLSTGFNEDNPYDKPLFAAQDAINSIYRPKPQADFDDEADAEGEMSKIQKSNRFEVLGRAKEGFRGAADAEERSGPVQFEKDTADPFGIDSMIADVTGGAGGAGQKRYGIQEAEPDSRGSKRARVDEEN